One part of the Moorena sp. SIOASIH genome encodes these proteins:
- a CDS encoding FkbM family methyltransferase, whose translation MDLEQISRKSLFGQLLRLPLRLIPPEMTMPIWLGKLAGKKWIVGAGRNGCWLGTYEYDNQRVLEKTVKLGNTVFDIGAHAGFFTLLTSVLVGEKGKVFAFEPLPQNLGYLRKHLSINSITNATVMAAAVSERSGMASFRETSGSYQGGISSQGTLQVKMVSLDELIASGELPVPDCIKIDVEGHEKFVLLGAKSLLESAHPTIFLSIHGRPVYQQCCQLLESLGYKIQVLDKPHGGELPKNLDLIASYPG comes from the coding sequence ATGGATTTGGAACAGATTTCCCGAAAAAGCCTCTTTGGTCAGCTTTTACGTTTGCCCTTAAGGCTAATTCCTCCTGAGATGACAATGCCGATCTGGCTAGGTAAGCTCGCGGGTAAAAAATGGATAGTTGGTGCTGGGAGAAACGGCTGTTGGTTAGGGACTTATGAGTATGACAACCAACGGGTGCTTGAAAAAACTGTGAAATTAGGAAACACTGTATTTGATATTGGAGCTCACGCTGGTTTCTTTACACTATTGACTTCGGTGCTAGTCGGTGAGAAGGGAAAAGTTTTTGCCTTTGAGCCCCTACCCCAAAACCTTGGTTACTTAAGAAAACATCTGTCTATCAACAGCATTACCAATGCAACAGTTATGGCAGCAGCGGTTTCAGAGCGCTCTGGTATGGCATCCTTTAGAGAAACTTCTGGTAGTTATCAGGGGGGTATTTCTTCTCAAGGAACACTTCAAGTCAAGATGGTCAGTTTAGATGAACTGATCGCCAGTGGTGAACTTCCTGTGCCGGACTGCATCAAAATTGATGTCGAGGGGCATGAGAAGTTCGTTCTACTTGGTGCCAAATCTCTGTTGGAAAGTGCTCATCCTACCATTTTCTTGTCTATCCATGGACGACCTGTCTATCAGCAATGTTGTCAGTTGTTAGAATCTTTGGGCTACAAGATTCAAGTCTTAGACAAACCCCATGGTGGAGAACTTCCAAAAAACCTTGATTTGATCGCTTCTTACCCGGGTTGA